The Centroberyx gerrardi isolate f3 chromosome 7, fCenGer3.hap1.cur.20231027, whole genome shotgun sequence genome contains a region encoding:
- the gsg1 gene encoding germ cell-specific gene 1-like protein, with product MAFLQQMRSPRLSFIQTVLSLLLGGLALTSSYWCVGKQKVPKPLCSAAKHSNCIPVPGVSNSSSMQFSWETGDDRFVFPTFHTGLFVSCEENIYTDAWEEKCRGFHTLTPGSEKAMMWLSLAMEIMYVALLFVSCGLLSVQLCLSAWFPSTQRWGQLLNAFAAVFTVLGGLLGMVAHMMFMQVFQTTASMGPEDFKPHSYSYSWAFYVAWLAFTICMAAGVSTLNNYTKKVLMVGPRRNSDLNPCSFNFVGLLPPAPYYTPPNPAITLACPQSPLRISHLSPYYEPPSQSSPLPPPSAPRLIHSHSLPLPRTDSFPPPPSHPAPASPFHRLSLPSSSISVHRPVPGHQDTLSPHYEPEEDNSPL from the exons ATGGCGTTCCTGCAGCAGATGCGCTCCCCGCGTCTCTCCTTCATCCAGACGgtgctgtctctcctcctgggCGGCCTGGCCCTCACGTCGTCCTACTGGTGCGTGGGGAAACAGAAGGTGCCCAAGCCGCTGTGCTCGGCCGCCAAGCACAGCAACTGCATCCCCGTCCCGGGCGTGTCCAACTCGTCCAGCATGCAATTCTCCTGGGAGACCGGGGACGACCGCTTTGTCTTCCCCACCTTCCACACCGGCCTGTTCGTGAGCTGCGAGGAGAACATCTACACCGACGCCTGgg AGGAAAAGTGTCGTGGGTTTCATACTTTGACTCCAGGATCTGAAAAAG CGATGATGTGGCTGTCACTGGCGATGGAGATCATGTATGTGGCTCTGCTGTTCGTCAGCtgtggtctgctgtctgtgcagtTGTGTCTCAGTGCCTGGTTTCCCTCCACACAGCGCTGGGGCCAGCTGCTCAACGCCTTCGCCGCTGTCTTCACTGTCCTGGGAG GTCTGCTTGGGATGGTGGCTCACATGATGTTCATGCAGGTGTTCCAGACCACCGCCTCCATGGGACCAGAAGACTTCAAGCCTCACAGCTACAGCTACTCCTGGGCGTTCTA CGTTGCCTGGCTGGCCTTCACCATCTGCATGGCGGCCGGCGTCTCCACCCTCAACAACTACACCAAGAAGGTCCTGATGGTGGGACCCAGGCGTAACTCCGACCTCAACCCCTGCAGCTTCAACTTTGTGGGTCTCCTGCCCCCGGCGCCTTACTACACCCCCCCAAACCCGGCCATCACCCTGGCCTGCCCCCAGTCCCCCCTGCGCATCTCCCACTTGTCTCCCTACTACGAGCCCCCCTCCCAGTCGTCGCCCTTGCCGCCCCCGTCGGCCCCGAGGCTCATccactcccactccctccctctcccccgaACTGACTCCTTTCCTccgcccccctcccaccccgcGCCCGCGTCCCCCTTCCACCGCctgtccctcccctcttcctccatctccgtCCACCGGCCCGTCCCGGGACACCAAGACACCCTCTCCCCCCATTACGAGCCAGAAGAGGACAACAGCCCACTTTGA
- the emp1b gene encoding epithelial membrane protein 2, protein MLVLLAAIFGLHIVGIILLLVATIDNAWWLTDNMSTDVWARWILTEGVWNYTDLPSAHPYPQEYLQAVQASSVLACIFSILGIFVFVAQLFTLSKGQRFTLSGIFQLLACLCIMIAASIYTDRFHLNESDGWYGHCFILAWISFALTFISSIIYFVLRKKTA, encoded by the exons ATGCTGGTTCTCCTAGCTGCCATCTTTGGCCTTCACATCGTAGgcatcatcctcctcctggtGGCAACCATTGACAAT GCCTGGTGGCTGACCGACAACATGTCCACTGATGTCTGGGCCCGGTGGATACTAACAGAGGGAGTGTGGAACTACACCGACCTCCCCTCAGCACACCCCTACCCCCAGG AGTACCTCCAGGCGGTGCAGGCCAGCTCGGTGCTCGCTTGTATATTCTCCATCCTGGGCATCTTCGTGTTCGTGGCCCAGCTCTTCACCCTGAGCAAAGGGCAGAGGTTCACCCTCTCTGGCATCTTCCAGCTCCTCGCCT GCCTGTGCATCATGATCGCAGCCTCCATCTACACAGACCGCTTCCACCTCAACGAGAGCGACGGCTGGTACGGCCACTGCTTCATCCTGGCGTGGATCTCCTTCGCGCTCACGTTCATCTCCTCCATCATTTACTTCGTCCTACGCAAGAAAACCGCATGA